Part of the Spirochaetales bacterium genome is shown below.
TTCGAGGTAAAAAATCATGTATGGTAAAGCAATGTTCATTTCTCTTTTTCTTTTCCTTCCATCGCTTCTTTTTTCAGCCGGCGGGAGGGGAATCGAGGCGGAGAAGGAGGCCGACAAGCCTGTCTTGAGGATAGGGAAACAGTATGCCCTCCTCATCGGTATCTCGGCGTATAGACAATGGATCCCGCTCCGCAACCCGGTTCACGATCTCAGGGAGATAAGCGGCATCCTCACCTCCCGTTACCGCTACGCTAAAAAAAACGTGATCGAACTCTACGACCGCAAGGCGACCAAGGCGAATATCATCAGAACGTTCGAAACACTCCAGAAACAGCTCACCCCCGACGATTCACTCCTAATCCTGTATTCCGGCCACGGCCACCTGGACGCAAAGACCAATTCCGGATTCTGGATTCCGGTCGATTCGGGGAAGGATGTCTACAAGCAGGAAAACTGGCTTCCCAACTCCCAGATAAGGGGACTTGTCTCGAATATCGAAGCCAATCACGTGCTGCTCCTCGTCGACTCCTGCTTTTCCGGTGACATCATCGACGGAACACGCTCCATCACCGGGATGAATGATTATTTCGTC
Proteins encoded:
- a CDS encoding caspase family protein — encoded protein: MYGKAMFISLFLFLPSLLFSAGGRGIEAEKEADKPVLRIGKQYALLIGISAYRQWIPLRNPVHDLREISGILTSRYRYAKKNVIELYDRKATKANIIRTFETLQKQLTPDDSLLILYSGHGHLDAKTNSGFWIPVDSGKDVYKQENWLPNSQIRGLVSNIEANHVLLLVDSCFSGDIIDGTRSITGMNDYFVNAYSHVSRQVITSGASETVPDNSEFCRQLKRILKQNREPYLDSIILYNEIRLGMRKTLPVIGSLSGTGHQDGSSFLIFLKEEEIPAEIEISARVDGSIVLDGEEQGTIRAGKSSTLEVKAGNHTVAVRYDEENREEKTLSIGGGEKSSLVFTWEPKRFGALS